A genomic region of Micropterus dolomieu isolate WLL.071019.BEF.003 ecotype Adirondacks linkage group LG11, ASM2129224v1, whole genome shotgun sequence contains the following coding sequences:
- the LOC123979616 gene encoding protein LBH-like: MTEVMNSLEPGTEDFSGGGAAADQGTMFPDTHERIPKLSKRLPSIVVEPTDGAEVESGELRWPPDEPSSPDAQIERQSVEEQSADVEQSNVGVDEEASGEEMQDSN, translated from the exons ATGACTGAGGTGATGAACTCCCTGGAACCAGGAACGGAGGACTTCAGCGGGGGTGGAGCAGCTGCAGATCAGGGCACG ATGTTCCCAGATACCCATGAAAGGATTCCAAAGTTGTCCAAGAGGCTTCCTTCCATCGTGGTCGAGCCGACGGACGGAGCCGAGGTGGAGAGCGGCGAGCTCCGTTGGCCACCTGACGAGCCGAGCTCTCCAGACGCTCAGATTGAGAGACAGAGTGTAGAGGAACAAAGTGCAG atgtGGAACAGTCGAATGTCGGCGTGGATGAAGAGGCTTCAGGGGAGGAGATGCAGGACTCCAACTGA